One genomic segment of Paenibacillus xylanexedens includes these proteins:
- a CDS encoding leucine-rich repeat domain-containing protein, which translates to MRRMTLLFLVFILSLGASGQAMAYTTTDLGEGIIEDPALEDGLKLILNKPLDMPLTSTDLEQLEVVDLSNAGIHSLSGLEYATNLTHLRLYGNEIEDLTPLAHLTQLREIDVRNNYITSIDALTELKDLGRLYISNNSISSIEVVRGFNRLHTFHASGNQIDNLSALSDADALKWLEISNNTISDLTPLMGKTRLQQLNVANNQIQTLDVLAELPNTLRNLNVAGNQITDLTPLEHMTRLRTLDISGNQVQHLKGLERLTGLTELNAESNQIYDLEPLRQLSSLDVLKLSNNRVWDLTPIAGFTFTRDQSATNVIQDISASTSLSSGIQTSVSEVEPAGLTVQNNYLDVVSGSHTMQLLNRMNVREQKRTPQGSFQRLIEGSTTAYVGDRAYALDAAPFIDEGRTYVPLRFVSEQLNARVNWNSGTREAVITQNDKTIRWSVGNKQVVVNDKLAINDAPLLMKNGKAFVPVRFISEQFNTSVGYIGSSKTILIFENKQLGESVQP; encoded by the coding sequence ATGAGAAGAATGACGCTATTATTTCTAGTATTCATCCTGAGTCTCGGGGCATCGGGGCAAGCCATGGCTTACACAACTACGGACTTGGGCGAGGGAATCATTGAAGATCCCGCTTTGGAGGACGGACTGAAGTTAATCCTGAACAAACCTCTGGATATGCCATTAACTTCAACGGATCTGGAGCAGCTTGAGGTGGTGGATCTGAGCAATGCAGGTATTCACAGCCTGTCCGGTCTCGAATATGCAACCAACCTGACACACCTCCGATTATATGGGAATGAGATTGAGGATCTCACACCGCTGGCGCACCTAACCCAGCTTCGCGAGATCGATGTTCGCAATAATTACATTACATCCATAGACGCACTTACTGAATTAAAAGACTTGGGACGGCTGTACATCAGCAACAATTCCATTTCTTCCATAGAGGTTGTACGTGGGTTCAACCGATTACATACGTTCCACGCCAGCGGTAACCAGATTGACAATCTTTCGGCCCTCTCGGATGCGGATGCACTGAAGTGGCTTGAGATTTCGAACAATACCATTAGCGATCTGACACCGCTCATGGGTAAAACCCGACTCCAGCAACTCAATGTAGCAAACAACCAGATTCAGACGCTGGACGTACTGGCTGAACTGCCAAATACACTGCGGAATCTGAATGTGGCAGGTAACCAAATCACGGATCTGACACCACTGGAGCACATGACACGCCTTCGGACACTTGATATCTCTGGTAACCAAGTACAGCATCTCAAGGGGCTTGAGAGACTAACTGGGCTGACGGAACTGAATGCAGAGTCCAATCAGATCTATGATCTGGAACCTTTACGGCAGCTTTCCAGCCTGGACGTGTTGAAATTATCCAACAACCGGGTGTGGGATCTGACACCGATCGCAGGTTTTACGTTTACCCGTGATCAATCAGCGACAAATGTTATACAGGATATCTCGGCGTCTACCTCGTTATCCTCCGGTATTCAGACTTCTGTCTCAGAGGTTGAGCCTGCCGGACTCACGGTGCAGAACAATTATCTGGATGTTGTGAGTGGCAGTCATACGATGCAGCTTCTGAACCGGATGAATGTGCGGGAGCAGAAACGAACGCCGCAGGGCAGCTTCCAACGTCTGATTGAAGGGTCCACCACCGCCTATGTCGGGGATCGTGCTTATGCACTGGATGCTGCACCTTTTATCGATGAAGGCCGGACCTATGTGCCTCTGCGTTTTGTCTCGGAGCAGTTAAACGCCCGTGTGAACTGGAACAGCGGTACGCGCGAAGCTGTGATCACACAGAATGACAAGACCATCCGCTGGAGCGTGGGTAACAAACAAGTTGTCGTGAATGACAAGCTTGCGATCAATGACGCTCCTCTTCTGATGAAAAATGGTAAAGCATTTGTCCCGGTACGCTTCATTTCAGAGCAATTCAATACCTCTGTTGGTTACATCGGAAGCAGCAAAACAATTCTGATTTTTGAAAATAAACAGCTTGGTGAGAGTGTACAGCCTTAA
- a CDS encoding MFS transporter: MKSQQVNPLLILMLALGVFGIITTEMGIVGVLPQVANKFNITAAQAGWLVSVFALVVAIAGPFLTLLASGINRKIILLTAVLMFAISNVVYAYATTFDTMLIFRIIPALFHPVFFSVALVTSAQLVPVEKSSQAVAKVFTGVTAGFAFGVPLTSYLAERLSLEIAFLFGAIVSVVALIGIWIWLPSMPVKEKMSYGKQLGILRKPGLWLNVAAVIFIFAAMFSVYSYFAEYLGQVTHMSGSWISVMLTVFGVVMIIGNLGFGQFLRKSVVRTVLMFPLLYVAAYALVYWAGPHFMWMVIVVILWASVHSGGLIVSQTWLTAEAQDAPEFGNSLYVSFSNLGITLGTAIGGWFIANLGIHQLIWSGMIFALIAFVLVWIKIKFFSSRSSVA; encoded by the coding sequence ATGAAATCACAACAGGTCAATCCACTCCTTATCTTGATGCTGGCACTCGGGGTATTCGGAATTATTACAACAGAAATGGGAATCGTGGGGGTACTGCCTCAGGTTGCGAATAAATTCAACATTACGGCTGCACAGGCAGGTTGGCTGGTCAGTGTATTTGCGCTGGTCGTAGCCATTGCGGGTCCCTTTCTCACCTTGCTGGCGTCCGGAATTAATCGCAAAATCATCCTTTTAACCGCTGTGCTGATGTTTGCCATTTCGAACGTCGTCTATGCCTACGCCACAACATTTGATACCATGCTTATCTTCCGTATCATTCCCGCGTTATTCCATCCCGTCTTCTTTTCCGTAGCCCTGGTCACCAGTGCCCAACTCGTACCAGTAGAGAAAAGTAGTCAGGCCGTCGCCAAAGTATTCACCGGAGTTACCGCAGGCTTTGCCTTTGGCGTGCCACTGACATCGTATCTTGCTGAACGGCTATCCCTCGAAATCGCCTTTCTGTTTGGAGCGATAGTCAGTGTAGTTGCTTTGATCGGCATATGGATCTGGCTACCCTCCATGCCCGTGAAGGAAAAGATGTCCTATGGTAAGCAGCTTGGTATTCTGCGCAAACCTGGATTATGGCTGAATGTAGCCGCAGTCATTTTTATATTCGCCGCCATGTTCTCCGTGTACAGCTATTTTGCCGAGTACCTTGGACAGGTCACTCACATGAGCGGATCATGGATCAGTGTCATGCTGACCGTCTTTGGTGTCGTCATGATTATCGGAAATTTGGGGTTTGGACAGTTTCTGCGTAAGAGCGTGGTCCGAACTGTCCTCATGTTCCCCCTGCTGTATGTAGCAGCTTACGCACTCGTCTATTGGGCCGGTCCCCACTTCATGTGGATGGTTATTGTAGTCATCCTCTGGGCATCCGTGCATTCAGGAGGATTGATTGTAAGCCAAACCTGGTTAACCGCTGAGGCGCAGGATGCGCCTGAATTCGGCAACAGCTTGTATGTATCCTTTTCCAACCTAGGTATTACCTTGGGTACTGCCATCGGCGGCTGGTTCATCGCAAACCTGGGAATACATCAATTGATCTGGAGCGGAATGATCTTTGCACTGATCGCTTTTGTATTGGTTTGGATTAAAATTAAATTCTTCTCTTCACGATCCTCGGTCGCTTAA
- a CDS encoding bifunctional transcriptional activator/DNA repair enzyme AdaA, which produces MISADLKEQYYEALVAKDSEYEGLFYVGVRTTGVFCRPTCPARKPKFENCEFYETAQQALLASYRPCQRCRPLSHPNQVSDVVRILVEAVENNPEKRWKGQDFKELSIDESTARRQFKKRFGMTFVEYARARRMGLALKNIRSGRTVIDSQLSTGYESSSGFRDAFSRIMGAAPTQVDEGHILKASWIDTRLGPMMAIADEESLYLLEFVDRRGLEREVERLRKRTKSAIVPGTTAPIQSIERELNEYFQGIRTAFDTPLFCLGTPFQKRVWDELLAIPAGETRSYQEIANALGKPTACRAVAQANGANQLAIVIPCHRVINASGELGGYGGGLTRKNWLLTHEKQKQGS; this is translated from the coding sequence ATGATTTCTGCTGATCTGAAGGAACAATATTACGAGGCGCTTGTGGCCAAGGATTCGGAATACGAGGGTTTATTCTATGTTGGAGTCCGAACCACGGGTGTGTTCTGTCGTCCCACATGCCCTGCGCGAAAGCCAAAATTCGAAAACTGCGAATTCTATGAGACGGCTCAGCAGGCACTTCTGGCCTCTTATCGCCCTTGCCAGCGCTGTCGCCCGCTTTCTCACCCCAACCAAGTATCCGATGTCGTTCGCATATTAGTGGAAGCTGTGGAGAACAATCCGGAGAAACGCTGGAAAGGACAGGATTTCAAGGAACTCTCCATCGATGAATCCACGGCGCGCCGACAGTTCAAGAAGCGGTTCGGCATGACCTTTGTGGAATATGCTCGCGCTCGCCGCATGGGACTTGCCCTGAAAAATATTCGCTCCGGCCGCACCGTGATTGATAGCCAATTATCTACCGGATATGAGTCAAGCAGCGGCTTCCGCGATGCCTTTTCACGGATCATGGGCGCCGCCCCTACACAAGTCGATGAAGGACATATCCTAAAAGCGTCCTGGATTGACACCCGCCTTGGCCCGATGATGGCCATTGCAGATGAGGAGTCGCTATATTTACTGGAATTTGTGGACCGCAGAGGTCTGGAGCGCGAAGTTGAGCGTCTGCGCAAACGAACCAAATCAGCGATTGTACCCGGCACTACAGCTCCCATCCAGTCCATTGAACGTGAACTAAACGAGTACTTTCAAGGTATTCGGACAGCATTCGACACACCGTTGTTCTGTTTAGGAACACCATTCCAAAAGCGTGTGTGGGACGAGTTGCTGGCCATTCCGGCTGGTGAAACGAGGTCATATCAGGAGATTGCAAATGCACTGGGAAAACCGACTGCTTGCCGAGCTGTTGCACAGGCGAATGGGGCCAATCAGCTTGCGATTGTGATTCCATGTCACCGTGTAATTAATGCCAGTGGCGAACTGGGTGGATATGGCGGGGGATTAACTCGCAAAAACTGGCTGTTGACTCACGAGAAACAAAAACAGGGTAGCTGA
- a CDS encoding GntR family transcriptional regulator, with product MKSTLDESQPIFHQIATMIMDDIVEGRLKVEEQVPSTNELSRFYNINPATARKGLQELVDKGIIYKQRGVGMFVAKGAREALLVERKQDFYEEYIKPLLEEARRIHMNEDMIIDLIRGKKDKESEL from the coding sequence ATGAAATCGACTTTGGATGAATCTCAGCCTATTTTTCATCAAATTGCTACGATGATTATGGACGATATTGTGGAAGGCAGATTGAAGGTGGAAGAACAGGTTCCCTCAACCAATGAACTGTCACGCTTCTACAATATCAATCCGGCTACAGCCCGCAAAGGATTGCAGGAGCTCGTGGACAAGGGGATTATATACAAACAGCGAGGTGTTGGAATGTTTGTTGCAAAGGGAGCAAGAGAAGCATTGCTCGTTGAACGGAAGCAAGATTTTTATGAAGAATACATCAAGCCTTTACTTGAAGAAGCCAGACGGATTCACATGAATGAAGACATGATCATTGATCTGATTCGCGGCAAGAAGGATAAGGAGAGTGAGTTATGA
- a CDS encoding ABC transporter ATP-binding protein: protein MIHMEQVNYSYQKTPVLKQVTLHESEPIISAIWGRNGAGKTTMMSLLAGHNRPDSGTVQIMGQDPYNNLAAQEHLCYIQENHPLGKNWTVSDMVQMGQYFHPHWNQELAERLIDVFELPEKKKIIKFSKGMKTATQIILGLASNAKITILDEPTNGLDAEKRKFFYNALLESYEDNPRLILISSHHIEEIQPLCESLIVLQNGEVLLNQSMEEMREKGVLLTGEIDDINRVTAGVKVIESSQMGSTVKVMIDEPYSKMWKDIAHSQGLSIEKASLQDYLVNRTRNQEGVKP, encoded by the coding sequence ATGATTCATATGGAGCAGGTCAACTACAGCTACCAGAAGACGCCTGTTCTGAAGCAGGTTACGCTACATGAGAGTGAGCCAATCATTAGTGCAATCTGGGGAAGAAATGGAGCGGGTAAAACAACCATGATGAGTTTACTGGCAGGGCATAACCGCCCGGACAGTGGAACCGTTCAGATCATGGGTCAAGACCCCTATAATAATCTGGCTGCCCAAGAGCATCTGTGCTACATCCAGGAGAATCATCCCCTGGGGAAAAACTGGACGGTTAGTGACATGGTTCAAATGGGGCAATATTTTCATCCGCATTGGAATCAGGAGTTGGCGGAACGTTTAATCGATGTGTTCGAACTACCGGAGAAGAAAAAGATCATTAAATTTTCGAAAGGCATGAAGACTGCCACCCAGATTATATTAGGTCTTGCCAGTAATGCAAAGATAACCATTCTCGATGAACCCACCAATGGACTCGATGCGGAGAAGCGTAAATTCTTCTACAATGCGCTACTGGAAAGTTATGAAGATAACCCGCGTCTGATTCTGATATCCAGCCATCATATTGAGGAGATTCAGCCTTTGTGTGAGTCCCTTATCGTTTTGCAAAACGGAGAGGTATTGTTAAATCAATCGATGGAAGAGATGCGCGAAAAAGGAGTTCTTCTAACAGGGGAAATTGATGATATCAACCGAGTCACAGCAGGTGTTAAAGTTATAGAGTCTTCCCAGATGGGATCGACTGTGAAAGTAATGATTGATGAGCCCTACTCGAAAATGTGGAAGGATATCGCTCATTCGCAGGGTCTTTCCATTGAGAAAGCGTCATTACAAGATTATTTGGTTAACAGGACCCGTAATCAAGAGGGGGTTAAACCATGA
- a CDS encoding aspartyl-phosphate phosphatase Spo0E family protein: protein MDRLDLISRIEDARQLLYRMHMEYGSLLHPEVIQQSVVLDGLINQYNRVKVGKAMN, encoded by the coding sequence ATGGATCGCCTGGATTTGATATCACGGATCGAAGATGCCAGACAGTTGTTATATCGCATGCATATGGAATACGGCAGTCTGCTTCATCCGGAAGTGATCCAGCAATCCGTAGTCCTGGACGGGCTTATTAATCAATACAACAGAGTCAAGGTAGGAAAGGCGATGAATTAA
- a CDS encoding aldo/keto reductase: MRTIKLGSSALEVPVVAVGCMRINSLDGKEAEHFVRSAMEVGANFFDHADIYGTGACEEIFAEAVQMNPQVRENMILQSKCGIRKGMFDFSKEHILNSVDGILQRLKTEYLDVLLLHRPDTLVEPEEVAEAFDQLEREGKVRHFGVSNQNPNQIELLKKYVKQPLVANQLQMSITNTTMIDSGINVNMENDAAVNRDGSILDYCRLHDITIQPWSPFQYGFFEGVFLGSDKFPELNAKIDEIAAKYDVSNTTIAIAWLLRHPAQMQPVTGTMNIERLQDCVKAGDVHLTRPEWYEIYRAAGNILP, from the coding sequence TTGAGAACGATTAAATTGGGCAGCAGTGCACTAGAAGTACCTGTAGTCGCGGTGGGCTGCATGCGGATTAATTCACTAGACGGTAAGGAAGCCGAACATTTTGTTCGTTCTGCAATGGAGGTTGGGGCAAATTTCTTTGACCATGCCGACATTTATGGTACAGGAGCATGTGAGGAGATTTTCGCCGAAGCGGTACAGATGAATCCCCAAGTTCGTGAAAATATGATTCTTCAATCGAAATGCGGTATTCGCAAAGGCATGTTTGATTTCTCCAAAGAGCACATCCTGAATTCAGTCGATGGCATCCTGCAACGTCTGAAAACGGAATATCTTGACGTTCTGCTTCTACACCGTCCAGATACATTGGTTGAGCCGGAGGAAGTGGCTGAAGCCTTTGATCAACTGGAGCGCGAAGGCAAAGTGCGTCACTTCGGGGTGTCCAACCAGAATCCGAACCAGATCGAATTGTTGAAAAAATACGTGAAACAGCCACTGGTAGCCAACCAGTTGCAGATGAGTATTACCAATACGACGATGATTGACAGTGGCATCAACGTGAACATGGAGAACGATGCCGCGGTTAACCGTGACGGTAGCATTCTTGATTACTGTCGTCTGCATGATATCACCATTCAGCCGTGGTCCCCGTTCCAGTACGGATTCTTCGAAGGTGTATTCCTGGGTAGCGACAAGTTCCCGGAATTGAATGCAAAGATCGACGAGATTGCTGCGAAGTATGACGTGAGCAATACAACGATTGCAATCGCATGGTTGCTTCGTCACCCTGCACAGATGCAACCTGTGACAGGCACGATGAATATTGAACGTCTGCAAGACTGTGTAAAAGCAGGAGATGTTCATCTCACGCGTCCAGAGTGGTATGAAATTTACCGTGCGGCAGGTAATATACTGCCTTAA
- a CDS encoding diacylglycerol/lipid kinase family protein — protein sequence MRQAMIISNPSSGKEEAEQYVSQVREILESQQYEVVVNETAGEGDATNYCLSACKDGCDLVISIGGDGTLHETINGMMDQDHRPRLGVIPLGTVNDFARALNISLDPEEAIRQLRSNQTHIVDLGKINDRLFANVVAAGSLAEALFSVSSEEKSKLGSFAYLKEGLKDLVNTPANHLTIEYDGQLWEGESPLFLAALTNSVGGFEKLSPDAEVDDGLIHCFVVRNISVFNSLTLGTSLFFGSLKDHKDVDYFTAKEVHVRSDEAIRTNVDGEEGPSLPIHIRVLPRHIEVIVPEEV from the coding sequence ATGCGCCAAGCCATGATCATTAGTAATCCATCGTCAGGTAAGGAAGAGGCCGAGCAGTATGTGTCCCAAGTCAGAGAAATTCTGGAGTCACAGCAGTATGAGGTGGTGGTTAATGAGACGGCCGGGGAAGGTGATGCCACCAACTACTGTCTGAGCGCCTGCAAAGACGGCTGTGATCTGGTCATCTCCATCGGAGGCGACGGTACACTGCATGAGACGATTAACGGCATGATGGATCAGGATCATCGCCCCCGATTAGGCGTTATACCGCTAGGTACGGTGAATGATTTTGCACGTGCGCTGAATATCTCGCTTGACCCGGAAGAAGCCATTAGGCAGTTACGTTCGAATCAAACGCATATCGTGGATTTGGGGAAAATCAATGATCGCCTGTTTGCCAACGTTGTGGCTGCGGGTTCTTTGGCGGAAGCTTTGTTCTCCGTATCCTCGGAAGAAAAGTCGAAGTTGGGATCATTCGCATATCTCAAAGAAGGCTTGAAAGACCTGGTGAATACACCAGCCAATCATCTAACCATTGAATATGACGGACAGCTCTGGGAGGGGGAATCGCCACTTTTTCTGGCGGCGCTGACCAACTCGGTCGGAGGATTCGAGAAGTTGTCCCCGGATGCAGAGGTGGACGATGGTCTGATACATTGTTTTGTTGTTCGTAATATCAGTGTGTTCAACAGTCTGACCCTCGGCACTTCCCTTTTCTTTGGTAGTCTGAAAGACCATAAGGACGTGGACTATTTTACAGCCAAAGAAGTTCATGTTCGCTCAGACGAAGCCATTCGCACCAATGTAGATGGGGAAGAAGGTCCTTCCCTGCCGATTCATATCCGTGTCCTGCCAAGGCATATTGAGGTCATTGTACCGGAAGAAGTATAG
- a CDS encoding transcriptional regulator: protein MESTTTIRDHLESYLKREQMSISHFSETSGINSGTLSNILNKNRPIAMQQLDRITSAMRMEEGYFYELYIDECFVHATPDWRRLGPFLHRCAELDKLDCIEEVIRLMMDNLSYIPLLFDVAEEFFQAGKFKPAILLYENIAESEKMQHSERLALCQYRLFRLGLTNDQHRNLIIASRFEYYVDRLDERYQLDALNELINAFGALHRWDKVQELSEKLKIKASIHYEMNGRRKQEETKRPIVFYILYSDLAAGSACYQLKDYIGALKYVSLYSDNRWVRNPDKDEIVVMNQFQEWAEANRYIYHLMGGQFEVLPDYLAYISTKENEIFPALCDIVTAANRYDKDIDHVLKQYESYFTYQEQSNRIGKVSRQVTDDRYLRLLADLGAYYLKKDEYHLGIEFVLDSLKFSIEISSGRGMLRGVGLFEQYREFASETAKQQYKMIISEVQKLNEEKVGFADSYL, encoded by the coding sequence TTGGAGTCGACAACCACGATACGCGATCACTTGGAAAGTTATCTGAAGCGTGAACAGATGTCCATTAGTCATTTTTCGGAAACGTCAGGGATTAATTCGGGTACGCTCAGCAATATTTTGAATAAAAATCGGCCGATTGCCATGCAGCAGTTGGATCGCATTACTTCCGCCATGAGAATGGAAGAAGGTTACTTCTATGAGTTATACATAGATGAGTGTTTTGTACACGCGACCCCGGACTGGCGAAGACTGGGACCCTTCCTTCATCGCTGTGCCGAGTTGGACAAGTTGGACTGTATTGAAGAGGTTATTCGTCTGATGATGGATAATCTATCCTATATTCCTTTATTATTTGATGTGGCTGAAGAATTCTTCCAAGCGGGTAAATTCAAACCGGCAATTCTTCTATATGAAAACATTGCTGAAAGCGAGAAAATGCAACATTCCGAGCGGCTTGCACTCTGTCAGTATCGACTGTTCCGGTTGGGACTGACGAATGATCAGCACCGGAATCTGATTATTGCATCTCGGTTCGAATATTATGTGGATCGGCTGGATGAACGCTACCAGTTGGATGCGCTTAACGAACTAATTAATGCTTTTGGAGCATTGCATAGATGGGACAAGGTTCAGGAGTTATCTGAAAAATTGAAAATAAAAGCGTCCATCCATTATGAGATGAATGGCCGACGGAAACAAGAAGAGACCAAAAGACCAATTGTTTTCTATATTCTATACTCCGATCTAGCTGCAGGAAGTGCCTGTTATCAATTGAAGGACTACATTGGGGCACTTAAATATGTTTCTTTATATTCGGATAATCGTTGGGTGAGGAACCCGGATAAAGATGAAATCGTAGTAATGAATCAGTTTCAAGAATGGGCTGAAGCTAATCGATATATATATCATTTAATGGGTGGACAGTTTGAGGTATTACCAGATTACCTGGCGTATATCTCGACGAAGGAAAATGAGATATTCCCAGCGCTGTGTGATATTGTAACAGCGGCTAATCGTTATGATAAGGATATTGATCATGTTCTCAAACAGTATGAATCGTACTTCACTTATCAGGAACAGAGTAACCGAATTGGCAAAGTGAGCAGACAGGTTACGGATGATCGATATTTACGACTTTTAGCAGATTTGGGTGCATATTATCTAAAGAAAGACGAGTATCATTTAGGTATAGAATTTGTGCTAGATAGTTTAAAATTTTCTATTGAAATTAGCAGTGGACGAGGTATGCTTAGAGGTGTCGGACTGTTTGAGCAATACCGGGAATTTGCATCTGAGACGGCGAAACAGCAATACAAAATGATAATTAGTGAGGTGCAGAAACTCAATGAAGAGAAAGTTGGCTTTGCTGATAGCTACCTGTAG
- a CDS encoding isocitrate lyase/PEP mutase family protein, with protein MSTLEEKAALFQQYHVKGKPLVLVNVWDAGSAQAIQSAGATAIATGSWSVAAAHGERDGEAMPFHLVLANLARITASVDLPVTIDIEGGYGRSVSEVKRNILQVIDHGAVGINMEDQLPAGLGLYTVEEQCPRLSAAREAAQQAGIPLFINARTDIFLQHAPEHHNHSLLEEALIRSSHYADAGASGLFVPGLQDHRLIQELCERSPLPINVMVTSPDPSPKQLAALGVARVSYGPYPYLQAMEHLKELGRNILSGN; from the coding sequence ATGAGTACCTTAGAAGAAAAAGCAGCGTTGTTCCAACAATACCATGTGAAAGGAAAACCACTTGTTCTGGTCAATGTGTGGGATGCCGGAAGCGCACAAGCCATCCAATCCGCTGGAGCAACGGCCATTGCTACGGGAAGCTGGTCCGTTGCTGCGGCCCACGGTGAACGCGATGGTGAAGCCATGCCATTCCATCTGGTACTTGCCAATCTGGCACGGATTACAGCGAGCGTGGATCTACCTGTAACGATCGATATAGAGGGAGGGTATGGGAGGTCTGTGTCAGAAGTGAAGCGAAATATCCTGCAAGTCATCGATCATGGTGCTGTAGGAATCAACATGGAAGATCAACTTCCCGCTGGCTTGGGATTGTACACTGTGGAGGAGCAATGCCCGAGATTGTCCGCCGCCCGGGAAGCTGCGCAGCAGGCAGGCATCCCGTTGTTCATTAACGCCCGCACAGATATTTTTCTGCAACATGCACCTGAACACCATAACCACTCTCTCCTGGAGGAAGCACTTATACGTTCGAGCCATTATGCAGATGCAGGAGCCAGTGGTTTGTTTGTACCCGGTTTGCAGGATCACCGACTGATTCAGGAATTGTGTGAGCGTTCACCGCTGCCAATTAACGTTATGGTTACTTCTCCTGATCCTTCACCAAAACAACTTGCCGCACTAGGTGTTGCACGCGTAAGCTATGGACCTTATCCTTATCTGCAAGCTATGGAACACCTAAAAGAACTGGGGAGAAACATTTTATCGGGAAATTAA
- a CDS encoding glycoside hydrolase family 30 protein — MTFTLTGYSTTQDSPWRELSFVPTNESANLKLTGEQHQLVEGFGGCFNELGYIALSHLNEEQRHEVFHSLFHPEGEHKFNICRLPIGASDYAEQWYSHNEVDGDVAMEHFSIKRDFKYLIPYIKEALTYNPNLQFFASPWSPPTWMKSPKAYNYGTLRWEKDILEAYALYFVKFVQAYRDAGITIHQVHVQNEVIADQKFPSCMWTGEQLREFIADYLGPAFDKHGLDTEIWLGTINAPDPWEELIKKKTNDFDEYAGLVLSDPKAYSYIKGVGYQWAGKNAIQRTAASYPELRYMQTENECGDGNNSWNYAKYVYNLYQHYFSNGVNAYIYWNMVLEPKGRSTWGWEQNSMITVDPDNKEVTRNPEYYVMKHFAHHIVPGARRVGLSGAWSGKSVAFRNPDNSLVIVINNPFQDRRDLYLTLEEGQTLHMELEADSFNSMVIQPK; from the coding sequence ATGACATTCACGCTCACTGGTTATTCCACAACCCAAGACAGCCCGTGGAGAGAGCTATCTTTTGTGCCGACTAATGAAAGCGCTAACTTAAAACTGACGGGTGAACAGCACCAACTTGTGGAAGGGTTTGGCGGTTGTTTCAACGAACTTGGATATATTGCTCTGTCCCACTTGAATGAGGAGCAGCGCCATGAGGTATTTCACTCTCTCTTCCATCCCGAGGGCGAGCACAAGTTTAACATCTGTCGCCTGCCGATCGGCGCAAGTGATTATGCAGAGCAGTGGTATAGCCACAACGAGGTAGACGGCGACGTGGCCATGGAACATTTTTCGATCAAACGTGATTTCAAATATCTGATTCCCTACATCAAGGAAGCTCTGACTTATAACCCGAACCTGCAATTCTTCGCCTCGCCATGGAGTCCGCCAACGTGGATGAAGTCGCCCAAAGCCTATAACTATGGGACACTGCGCTGGGAGAAAGATATTCTGGAGGCCTACGCCCTGTATTTCGTAAAGTTTGTACAGGCTTACCGTGACGCAGGCATTACGATCCATCAGGTGCATGTGCAGAACGAAGTGATTGCAGATCAGAAATTTCCTTCTTGCATGTGGACAGGCGAGCAGCTTCGTGAGTTTATTGCCGATTATCTGGGCCCGGCTTTTGACAAACACGGTCTGGATACGGAGATCTGGCTGGGAACGATCAACGCCCCTGATCCATGGGAGGAATTAATCAAGAAAAAAACAAATGACTTCGATGAGTACGCCGGGCTTGTCCTGAGTGATCCAAAGGCCTATTCCTATATCAAAGGTGTTGGGTATCAATGGGCAGGCAAAAATGCCATTCAACGTACCGCGGCGAGTTATCCGGAGCTTCGTTATATGCAGACCGAGAACGAATGCGGTGATGGCAACAACTCATGGAACTACGCCAAATATGTATATAACCTCTACCAGCATTACTTCAGCAACGGAGTGAACGCGTACATCTACTGGAACATGGTTCTGGAACCCAAAGGCCGCAGCACATGGGGCTGGGAGCAGAACTCCATGATCACTGTAGATCCGGACAATAAGGAGGTTACTCGGAACCCCGAGTATTATGTGATGAAACACTTCGCTCATCATATTGTGCCTGGTGCTCGAAGAGTCGGTCTGTCTGGCGCGTGGAGCGGGAAATCCGTTGCTTTCCGCAACCCGGATAACAGTCTCGTCATTGTCATCAACAATCCATTCCAGGACCGTCGTGACCTGTATCTAACCCTTGAAGAAGGACAGACCCTACACATGGAGCTGGAAGCCGATTCATTCAACAGCATGGTTATTCAACCGAAATAA